From one Tiliqua scincoides isolate rTilSci1 chromosome 14, rTilSci1.hap2, whole genome shotgun sequence genomic stretch:
- the USP30 gene encoding ubiquitin carboxyl-terminal hydrolase 30, with protein sequence MLLGAEEWDEAALRRLLRAGGAARSKVMKNWGVIGGIAAALAASVYVLWGPITERKKRRKGLVPGLLNLGNTCFMNSLLQGLSACPSLIKWLEGFTVQYKAAQSETPGRQCLSLTLLHLLKALSCQEVVDDELLDASCLLEVLRTYRWQISSFEEQDAHELFHVLTSSLEDERDRQPRVMPLFDVHSLEQPEIPQKQIHCRTRGSPHPLSSHWKLQHPFHGRLTSNIVCKNCKHQSPLRYDTFDSLSLSIPATVWGHPLTLDHCLHHFISSESVKDVVCDNCTQIQADRAVSGHITENRRTTFVKQLKLGKLPQCLCIHLQRLSWSNQGVPLKRNEHVQFGEFLVMDLYKHRFPAQKSSPRGDLEPSPSSKEGTRPKSPDTALQDSNKSALMNGSCSHSQWLSSPIAFPYVAVPDCGSPAYLYRLMAVVVHHGDMHSGHFVTYRRFPPSSKNLLAASNQWLWISDDVVRKTTLQEVLSSSAYLLFYERIHSRRQHQSQEFRPEE encoded by the exons ATGCTCCTGGGGGCGGAGGAGTGGGACGAGGCGGCGCTCAGGCGGCTCCTGCGGGCCGGAGGGGCGGCTCG ATCTAAAGTAATGAAGAACTGGGGTGTCATTGGTGGAATTGCGGCTGCTCTTGCTGCAAGTGTCTATGTCCTGTGGGGTCCCATCACAGAGAGGAAAAAACGCAGAAAAG ggctggtgccaggccTTCTCAACCTGGGGAACACGTGCTTCATGAACTCTCTGCTTCAAGGACTGTCTGCTTGTCCATCTTTGATCAAGTGGTTGGAAGGGTTCACAGTTCAGTACAAGGCTGCCCAGAGCGAGACTCCTGGGCGCCAGTGCCTATCCTTGACGTTGCTTCACCTCCTGAAAG CATTATCCTGCCAGGAGGTGGTGGATGACGAACTTCTGGACGCCAGCTGCCTGTTGGAGGTCTTAAGGACGTATCGGTGGCAGATCTCCTCTTTTGAAGAGCAG GATGCTCATGAGCTGTTCCACGTCCTCACCTCCTCGCTGGAAGATGAACGAGATCGTCAGCCTCGGGTTATGCCTCTGTTTGATGTGCATTCGCTAGAG CAGCCGGAAATACCCCAAAAGCAAATCCACTGCAGGACAAGAG GGTCCCCTCATCCTCTGTCAAGTCACTGGAAGCTGCAGCACCCTTTTCATGGGAGGTTGACCAGCAACATTGTGTGCAAGAACTGCAAACATCAG agcccCCTCCGCTATGATACATTTGACAGCCTCTCTCTGAGCATTCCTGCCACTGTGTGG GGCCACCCCCTGACCCTGGACCACTGCCTCCATCACTTCATCTCCTCTGAATCGGTCAAGGACGTCGTCTGTGACAATTGCACGCAA attcaGGCAGACAGAGCAGTGAGTGGGCACATCACGGAGAACCGGAGAACAACGTTTGTGAAGCAGCTGAAGCTGGGGAAG CTTCCTCAGTGTCTCTGCATCCACCTGCAAAGGCTGAGCTGGTCCAATCAAGGCGTGCCTCTGAAACGGAACGAACACGTCCAGTTCGGAGAGTTCCTCGTCATGGATCTCTACAAGCATCGTTTCCCCGCCCAGAAGTCAAGTCCCAGAGGGGACCTGGAGCCATCGCCCAGCTCGAAGGAGGGGACTAGACCAAAGTCACCAG ACACAGCACTGCAGGACAGCAACAAATCTGCCTTGATGAATGGCTCCTGCTCCCACTCCCAATGGCTGTCCTCCCCAATCGCCTTCCCGTACGTGGCTGTTCCGGACTGTGG TTCCCCCGCATATCTGTACCGCCTGATGGCTGTCGTGGTCCACCACGGGGACATGCATTCAGGACACTTCGTGACGTACCGCCGGTTTCCCCCGTCTTCCAAAAACCTGCTGGCTGCCAGCAACCAGTGGCTGTGGATCTCCGACGACGTGGTACGCAAAACGACTTTGCAGGAAGTCCTTTCGTCCAGCGCCTACCTGCTCTTTTACGAGCGCATCCACTCCAGACGGCAGCACCAGAGCCAGGAGTTCCGGCCCGAGGAGTAA